Proteins encoded in a region of the Pieris rapae chromosome 10, ilPieRapa1.1, whole genome shotgun sequence genome:
- the LOC111000163 gene encoding uncharacterized protein LOC111000163 → MAIFDKWVALKIIEFLFCVACLVAKRVSTDDEARLALLLQKLSREWSLLNSITWDSSGSAFADATYGGYVIITFGLIFARAFQEIPRGRRILEGILLGFGLLFFLVLGGLELASLDAIPDTLTVNAAVLGALSLAVAALFLLDLMGPRVYTATRPSQTDKTEPVKSPKSEKKVSILSQPSTNGHLPNDKQNGKLPERPKDLDLGKETKKADTPVFESPKSVLSQLDDLDIDNLEKSKFGSLRNIEGGNYVRLSDPLVIPDRLHYEQELAKFNEKYFRDYLEYAESLEGKGKVVKEQYLPELQTPVLAKVKTGRLKDLYDEMSPVYEKKRQSKSPTRAKTVATPTLQQLEDYLKGSGRSRRADTPAIYPLERIEEKEGNDEGRASGTPTDPGYVQYTANRWPEKRELRTPRHSPTQ, encoded by the exons TTATTCTGCGTTGCATGCCTGGTTGCGAAGCGTGTATCGACTGACGACGAAGCACGACTAGcgttattattacaaaaactatctcGCGAATGGTCTTTGCTAAATTCTATCACTTGGGACTCTTCAGGGAGTGCATTTGCTGACGCTACATATGGAG GATACGTGATCATCACATTTGGTCTCATCTTCGCTCGAGCCTTTCAAGAGATACCTAGAGGACGCCGTATATTGGAGGGAATTCTCCTCGGTTTCGGGTTGCTGTTTTTCTTAGTTTTGG gtggtctagaGCTAGCTTCCCTAGACGCAATCCCAGACACTCTAACCGTAAATGCAGCAGTTCTTGGAGCTCTCTCACTGGCGGTAGCAGCCCTTTTCCTCCTCGATTTGATGGGCCCCAGAGTCTACACCGCCACAAGGCCCTCGCAGACAGATAAAACAGAACCCGTGAAGTCACCAAAAAGCGAGAAGAAAGTCTCAATTCTGTCACAGCCATCGACGAATGGTCATCTACCAAACGACAAACAGAATGGAAAACTTCCAGAAAGACCAAAAGATCTAGATTTAGGTAAAGAAACTAAAAAGGCAGATACTCCTGTATTTGAATCTCCCAAGAGTGTTTTATCACAACTTGATGATTTAGATATTGATAATttggaaaaatctaaattcgGGTCGTTAAGAAATATTGAGGGTGGAAACTATGTTCGATTATCTGATCCCTTAGTTATTCCAGACCGGTTACACTACGAGCAGGAGCTAGCAAAATTTAATGAGAAGTATTTCAGAGATTATTTAGAATACGCGGAGAGTTTAGAAGGAAAAGGAAAAGTCGTAAAAGAGCAGTACTTACCTGAGCTGCAGACACCTGTGCTAGCGAAGGTAAAGACAGGGCGATTAAAGGACTTGTACGATGAAATGTCGCCGGTATATGAGAAGAAGAGACAGTCAAAATCACCTACTAGAGCTAAAACAGTTGCGACTCCCACTTTGCAGCAACTTGAAGACTACTTGAAAGGTTCTGGGAG GTCACGACGTGCAGATACGCCAGCCATCTATCCCTTAGAGCGTATAGAGGAAAAAGAAGGGAACGACGAAGGAAGAGCTTCCGGAACTCCTACAGACCCAGGGTATGTCCAGTACACGGCAAATAGATGGCCAGAAAAGAGGGAGCTAAGAACACCAAGACATAGTCCAACGCAATGA